The Arachis ipaensis cultivar K30076 chromosome B07, Araip1.1, whole genome shotgun sequence genomic interval AAGACCAAGGTGCGTGAAAGAATTATCTGACAATTTTAAGGCTGATATGCAAATATGGATTTTTAAGCATAAGTCCCTCTTCTGTAGTCTATTGGAGCGGGTAGTTGTTCTTATTGGGATTTCTGCCGCTAATGTTAAAGGAAATCCtcggatttttttttaaataaataaaataaatgtttaatttactaaaatatatattttatagttTGTTATTAAAATACATCGTatctcttatttcgtttacagtgtaaatgaaagAAAACTGTTACTGTAAATGAGATATGTATCGTATTCTTTCATTTAgactgtaaacaagataagacTAAACACAGCACAGGCCATACACTTTGTTTATAGTGCCATTTGGATATATTTTTCACTCATTTATTCATATTTTCTCCAACTTCTACCCTATTCTAAGTATATTATTGATTTACTCGGCAAGTATGACGCACACAGATATACATGATCCGGACATCAACCGCTTGAACGCGACATGGCGCATCACCGAGGTAGCCGACTTTGAGGTTTGATGCGTATTTTTGCAAACTAttatcggcaagtgtaccgagttgTACCAAGTACTACCACTAGGGTTACGTTTCCACAAGAATTAACGGACTATGCAACCGTGATATAGTGATTAATCTAGTTAGACAATCAAAATTTAGAGTTTTAGAAGTctttaacataaaataataaattaagtgAAAGCAAGCAATAAGTGTTTGACAAAGTAATATTATGAAAAGAGTCAAGGTTTCAAAGATGTTAAACTTTAGAAAGAATGCTTTTCACGCTCTACTTTAATTATGCAAGATGTATCTATGGCAAATCATTAGTAATCAAACtgcaattccttggtaattcaatttttCTTAACTTAATAAACACCCATTCTTTGATTAATTGATTATGAAAAGAGGTGAAGTATGTAACGATccacactactagaaaactagttattacagatggatattttcgacggattttatcccacgaaaatacagacggaatttcagagggattttttgtcggaaaacaaaaaaatgaattagcataaattacagacggaaaatagaATCCATCGATAATTCTGtcggtaaaattaatttttttcgtgggaaatgattacagacggaaaattcgtctgtaattaaatagacaaaacgttgcattttattaaatttttacagacggattttccgtctgtaatttaaattttcCGTCGGAAATATGGAGATAACCCTAATTTTATCACCACCCATTCACACTCCATTCACACTCCACACGAATCCAATGAGCTTGTTCCTCTCTCCGTCACTGAGTTGCTTCTTCTCTCCGTCGCACCAGCTTCTTCCGCCGCTCTCGCCGCCTTTTGCGTTGCAGGATCTCTCTCTATCATCCTTGTGTCGCACGGGCTCCCTCCACCGCCGCTCTCGTCGTGTCTGCAGCGATTCGTGAAACTCAGCTCAACTCGGTGGAAACTCGGTGGTTATTGTTGAATGGCGAAGCTTGAAGCTCAGCTCAGAATGATAGTGGACTCCGTTAGTAACTTCTTCTCCGGCAAAGACCAGCTTCCCTGGTGTGACCCTGACATCGTCGCTGTAAGCCTTTTCTTTTTCTCGATTCCATTTTCTTCATTCAGAATTGATATCAACTTGTGATTTCTTGTTATCTATTGGTCGTGATTTCAGTCTTGATGTTTAGGTCAAAATCAAGTAAGAACTTGCaataggtttagggtttagatatAAATCAATCACATatcttttgttattttagttaAGGAGGAGGAATTGCAGCTTCTATGAAACAATTCCCTGTTGTGATGGATCATTGTGTAATCAGTTAAGTTTTTACATTAGGTTAAGTGGAAAAAACACATAAACTTGCTTTGTTTTATATAATTGTTTGATTCAAGTGTTTACATTAGGTTCTTTGTTAATTTAATGTAAGACAACTTTTCTGATTCTGGTGCAGATTCATGGAGGATCACAACACAGCTACCTTCCCTTCCAAAAAGTAAGCTCATGCAGAGTTATACTTTAACTCATTTAAATTTGAACAAGCCTCTGCATACTTTTGTAGATAAGAAGTAATCTTTGCTCATGAGTCTGCTAATTGTCAATTTGGGGATGTTTTTGTCCTTCATTTACATTGTCATCTTCTTAAACTCCTCGTTGTGCAATGTTGACTTGGATTTAAAACCTTGAATGAATTTTTCTGTATACTTGTTGGGATTGACAACTGGTTCAATATGTATTGACATTGTAAATTGATTCCATTTGTCTAAGCTTTTCCTTTGAACTTACACTGCACCTGGTTTTATTTGATTCATGAAGCAGAAAATTTTACTCtcattgttttaaattttttatgcatAGGATTTTCTCAATATGTTTATTTTACTTTGTCAACTATTTTTCATTTGCACAAAATCAGAACATCTACACCATCAAGGCATATAGTAGTTTGTATGATTTAACATTAAATTCCTTTATTTTCATTATATCATGATCATTTTTTCATTGCCACTGCAGGCAAGAATTGTTGCAAGCACGTGAAAAGCATAAGGAAGAGCAAGTGATTGCTTTGAAGCAGTCTATGCAAAGTGGAATGGTTAGTTTTTACCAGATTGCTTTTTTATGTTGATGTGGCTCCTATTCTTAGATTATTTTGTTGATGTCAAGGTCCTTTTCTTCTCACACTTCTAGGCTGTCATTTACAGGCACAGACAATGAAAGAGCAAGCTCAACTGAGGGAGGAAATGGCATACCAATACAAGCTTGGTAACTTTGAGGTGAGAATCCCAAATTAAACTATTTGAGGCTCTTTGGTTGGTTTTAATGATTCTGCTTGTTTATTTGTAATTTTGTCACTATAGGCTGCTACTGCAATTCAGAGAAGGTTGGATATAGCTTCCATGAATAAATATCGAGAAAAGAGCTTTCTGATCAAAGAATTTGGTGACAGTTTCATGGTGATCATGCCTTCATGACAAACATCAATGTAAATTATGAATTGTTATGGTTATCAGGTATGAGATATGCCTGGGAGGTGGGGATGGATTTTATGTGTTCCGAAAGTTTAGTTAAATGCTCATTGTTTGTGACTCATTTTTGCTTACTGCTATTTAGAATTTAGATACTAGAATTTTGTAGAGGTTCTGCTTTTTAGCATGAAGTTTAGGTGGAAAAATCATGTTGTCTTGAAccgtaaatataaatataatttggCTGAACGTATGAGATATTTTTCTATATCCTAAACCATAAAATTAAATGACCATATATCAAACTTaaattttggcattatttttctAAGGAAAATGGAGATATATGTATATTTTGAGGAAGATGAAGAATATTACTCTCTTGCCTTAGATTGTTGTTGTCTTGTTGAAAGAGTGATGGTCCCCATGTGCATCCAACTAATATGTTCAACCTCTtcttttgattgagattttgtAAAGGTTCTTTTGGTTGGAATTTTAGTAAAAGTGCATTTTCATATAGGAATATTTGCAAAAGTGTATAAGGAGTTCACTTGAACTTGCATGCTATTATTctcaatttttgtattttttattgatCTTGCAGGAGCACCATCTTGGAGATATGAATAAGCAACTTAGGCTCAAGGTTTTGAAATATAACATACACCAAACATTTCAGCATAGGAATTATTATTGTAACAATTCTAGCTACGGAGGATACATGCCTGTTGTcatatttgtttaattaatttaattaatgaacacatttttaaattaatttattttcttgaaAAATTAAACTTCAATTTTTAGCTTGAGGCAGAAGGGTTCAATCTAAAACCTATGAAAAGCTTGTGGAGTTCAACTTCAGTTGCTGCAAACAGCAACTTTACCTTTCAGCCTTCTCAAACCAATAACCCTATGGATTGCCAACCTGAGCCTTTCTTGCAAATAGGGTAAatgaaattttcaatttaattttagtgATGTGTtcatagaaataattaattaatgaccTGATTAAGGTATTAACACTCAAGTATTAATTAATGGTTTTTTCTTGGACTGAAACTTGGGTCAAGTATTATACTACTGGTGTCAATTATTTTATAAAAGCAATTTAAAAATCAtagactatatatatatagtaggGATTTCTATCAATAGTAACTGACATTTTAGCTTCATCTAATGttgctttcttagtttctttCAATAGGTCACTTTCAAACTATCATGCGCATATGATGAGAAACCTTGAATTTGATGTTAATTTGAACGGAGTCATAGTAGTtttcattcttattttattttgttttctcccTCAACACCAAAATTATCTTTCAGTCTGAAGAATCGTTGGTGGAGCTGCTGCAAAATCTCGCAGACATAGATATTACATTCCAAGGTTGAAGGTAATTTAgcatcttttttttttgaattaattttattttcctgtATAACGGGAAATAGTTTGAAGACTAAGGTTTAGGAAGCTCACTTTGATGGCTGCATTTTATATTACAGATTAACAATCAGCACATACAATGTTGTCTAGAACCACATCTCTCTTTCCTCCTGTTCGAACCGTAGAGACCTAGGCATCCTTCTTTCCAGGTTTTGGTTGTCTTTGCTTCCAGGTTTtggtttcaaaattcttttaatttttgttgagttcaattaattttatttagttagtttgattttagtaattattttagttagatttgtttTTTGATTAGTGAATTTTTAGGTTGTTAAAATAGGATTAGATTAGGTTTTGATTCTGAATAGCTGAGAAATGTTTAGATTGTTAATCTGGATTGCTGAACATTGCTGAACATTGTTAATATGAGCTTGATGAATGTTGTCTATAATAGAAATTTAATTCAGTTAATGGCTTCTTCTCTGGTAATGCTTCTTCTCGGTAATAATCTGTAATTTCTATTGATCCTTCTTGGTGCTGTGGTGGTTGTGATTGAGATCTGGAatttgattcttcttcttcttcttctaattcttccctGCTATGTTGTACAATTTCTACTTTGTgcttaatttcttcttcttcctcttttctttcttGAATTTCTGCTATTGCTGCTGCGATTTTCTTGTTTGGTTGATGGCTCAGATTCGATTGATTTTCTAGACAAGGTGATATTGATGGTGTTTTTAACTTGCCCTTGCAGTTTTTTCCCTCTTCCCATCATGTTTGATTCTCTTTTGTAATAATATGAAACTACATAAACTCTTTTAGTGTCACCGTCTTCATTAATGGTGCGAATGGAGCAAGTCAGAAGAGAACGAGCCACCAACGATGGCAGCATGCGTTCAAGTTTGCTGCCCATCTCACTGTGTAACATGTTAAGTGATACTCCAATACACAGTTTGGTCTTAACAAATGAGAAATAAATTAATATAACATGAACGTGGGCGTAGACTTTTATCACATGCTTTTATCATCATGAGGTATCTGCTTTCGTACTATTCAGCTTCTTAATCCTATGCTATATAAAAACTAGTCATGAATTTGCCTCATCAAAAAATTGTGAACGCTAAGAGAACAAAGAAAACTTATTAACCAGGTTGGTTCTTATTAACTACTTCTTACTTGCCTTATAAATCCATGTGTAAGATGTTTcatgaaaattgaaaaataattgtGTTTATGGTGAAACACAGAAGAAAACAATCAGTTCAGAAGATTGCCTTGGTTGGGCTGCAAGAGATGAATCTGGACATCTCTCCCCATACAAATTCAATCGCAGGTAATTAACCACACTAACATCTGATTGAACTTTAATTTACATGTTTCTAGTTAAGAGCTGAGATTTTATGATCTGCATTTTATAATTTACATGTTCCTAGTTATATTTCTACCCATATGAAATATTTTGTTGCCTCATTGGTCTTAATTAATTCTCTACTGAATTGAAAGCAGAGATAGACTGCCTCAATCAGATATACATTCAGTCTGAGTTGGAGCAAGCATTA includes:
- the LOC107608780 gene encoding mitochondrial fission 1 protein A-like; the encoded protein is MAKLEAQLRMIVDSVSNFFSGKDQLPWCDPDIVALRRRNCSFYETIPCCDGSLCNQFMEDHNTATFPSKKQELLQAREKHKEEQVIALKQSMQSGMAQTMKEQAQLREEMAYQYKLGNFEAATAIQRRLDIASMNKYREKSFLIKEFGDSFMVIMPS